The genomic stretch TGCCGAGTTCGGTCCAGCCCACGAGTATGCCGGCACCAAAGGCGCCGTGATCGCTACCGCCGGACAGCGCCAGCAGATTGGCCGGCGGCAGGCGACGCGGATCCGTATCCGGTGGCAGGCCCAGATGCAGCGCCTCGCGCCGGCTGGCGGCGGCGAATTCCTCAAAGAGCGCGACAGCCTGGGTGTCGGGAAAGAAGCGGGCATTCGGTATGCCGAGAATCTGCGTGTGATCCTGCAGCGTCTGCGGCACCGCGGTGCCGCGTTCGACCGTACCGCAGGCGGCGAGGAGGAATGGCGCCGCGAGAGCAAGGCGGCGCGGGATCGGTCGCGATGTGGCGGAGCTGCGATCCGGGCTACGTGACATGGCATCCTCCGCTGGGCAGCCGGGAGTGCGTCGGCCGCCGGATTGGCCTCACGCATAGCGATCGCGATGTGGCCAAGGTTGATCCGCATCAATCAAGTGCTCGAACATGTCACCGGCCAGCCAATTCGTAGGAAGTTGCGACGAAGCCTCGGCGCCGGTCAGCGCGAGATTCGCGACGATCGCGCAGAAGGAGATGCAGCCACCGCCAAGCGTGAGCAGCGTGACGCTGTACTACCCGGCCGTCGCTATGCCATCCGCCTCCGCACGGGACACGCTGTCGAGCGGCAATCGCTCTTCGATGCGAGCCCGGGCATCGGGCCACCTGTGGGGCCCTCACCCGCCCAGCGCGATCAGGCCGATGATTTGCACGGCGATGACCTTCACGATCGTCGCAGAGGGAAAGATCATCGCGTAGCCAATGTCCGGACGCTCGGTCGGCGCCATGCGCGTGGCATAGACCAGGATGGCGGGGTTGCCCGTGGCGCCGGAGGCGACTCCGAGCAGGTCGTCATAGGGCAGTTTCAGCACGTAAACACCGACCCCGAGCACGATCGCGACGGTGGTGAGCAGCACCAGCGCACCGATAATCAACAGCAACGGTCCTTGCGACGCCACCGTCGTGACAAAGGCCTGGCCCGAATTGATGCCAACCGCAGCCAGGAACAGCGTGAGGCCGAAATTGCGCAGGACGATGTTGGCCGGCAGTGGCATGACCCAGGAGATCGGTCCGGTGCGCCGCAGCCGCCCGAGAAGCAGCGCCACGATGAGCGGACCGCCGCCGATGCCAAGCGTGACCGTGCCGACGCCCGGCACCGGAATCGGCACCAGGCCCAGCAGGACGCCCAGCACCATGCCGAAGCCGACCGAGACGTAGGAGAACTCGGCGGCCGACTTCACCGTGTCACCGAAATGCGCCCGTGCCGCCGCGACCTGGTCGGTTGGCACCAGCACGCCAACACGGTCGCCGATCTCGAGCATCAGATCGGGCGTCGGCACCAGGTCCACGTCGTAGCGGCGGACATGCAGGATGCGGATCTCGGTGCCCGCGGGCATGGGGATCTCGTCTAACTTGCGGCCCGTGAGGCCCGCCTTGGAGACAAAGAAGCGCTGGTAGCTGAGGTCCGCGCGGTCCTTCGCGATACGGCCGGGATCGAGCCGGCCGAGCAATGCCGCCGTCTCCTGGATCGATTCCGCGCGGTCGGCGGCAATCAGCAGCGCGTCGCCGACGCCGAGCACGAGGTTGGCGTCGGGCATTCGATTGCGATGGTCCTGGCGCACGGTCGACACCTGCACGCCTTCCGGGAGCATCGCAATCACCTGACCGAGCGTGCTGCCGTCGGGCAGTCGCTCGAGCGTGACTTCGCCGATG from Roseomonas fluvialis encodes the following:
- a CDS encoding aspartate:alanine exchanger family transporter, yielding MMASVSELIGTQPILALFLAIGFGYLVGQISILGFSLGIGAVLFVGLFLGAIAPKANIAGPIGLIGLIMFLYGIGILYGRQFFEGLTGPGRIYNLLALVAVVAGLVMALGLGWIFGVQLGHTLGLFAGSMTSTATLQAALDVTKNNEPSIGYSVAYPFGVIGPILCFYFLTRKVKPSFPPKPARFHIGEVTLERLPDGSTLGQVIAMLPEGVQVSTVRQDHRNRMPDANLVLGVGDALLIAADRAESIQETAALLGRLDPGRIAKDRADLSYQRFFVSKAGLTGRKLDEIPMPAGTEIRILHVRRYDVDLVPTPDLMLEIGDRVGVLVPTDQVAAARAHFGDTVKSAAEFSYVSVGFGMVLGVLLGLVPIPVPGVGTVTLGIGGGPLIVALLLGRLRRTGPISWVMPLPANIVLRNFGLTLFLAAVGINSGQAFVTTVASQGPLLLIIGALVLLTTVAIVLGVGVYVLKLPYDDLLGVASGATGNPAILVYATRMAPTERPDIGYAMIFPSATIVKVIAVQIIGLIALGG